CGACGACTTCGCGCGCGCCGGCCGCGTCCAGCGCCACGACCGGCAGGCCGGCCGCCATGGCCTCCGTCAGCACCATGCCCTGGGTCTCGCTCGTGGATGCGAAGGCGAAGACATCCATCGCGTGCAGGGCGTCCGCCAACGGCTGCTGTTTCAGGATGCCGGCAATGTGCAGCCGTGCCTCCAGGCCGGACCGGGCGAAGCTGTCCCGAATCATCCCTTCGGAAGGGCCGCTGCCGACCACCAGAAAATGCGCGTGGCTCTTGCGGCGGACGAACCCGGCGACTGCCTGGGTCAGAAACTCCAGGTTCTTCTCCGGCGCCAGGCGGCCCAGGTGGCCGACCACCCAGGCACCCTCGGGAATGCCCATCTGTCTGCGAAAGGCCGGACCATCGCCCAGTGCGAAATCTTCCACGCGGACGCCGGTGGGCACCACGGCGATCGGCGTGGTCACACCGCGCTCGCGCAGCAGTGCCTGGATGCTCTCGCTGGGGGCGAAGACCTGGTCGGAGAGGTTTGCGTAGCGCGTGGCGAGCTCGATCGCAAAGCGCCTCAGGGCGGGTGAGTCGCCGGGAACGTAGTGCGTGTATTGCTCATACAAGGTGTGATGGGTGAATACCAAGGGCAGTTGCCGGTGGCGGGCCACCCGCAGCGCGGTGGTGCCCAGCAGGAATGGATGCTGGGAGTGCACGACGTCGGGCCGGAAGGCATCGATCGTCCTGCCGAGCTGTGGATGGATCGGCAGCGCGACGGAAAAATCGCTGGCGTTGAAGTTCTGGATCGCAGGAATTCGCACCACGTCGAGGTCGTCCCCCGGCATGTCGGGAAACTCGGGGGCCACGACCAGCACCCGATGTCCGCGCCTGCGGTACTCCTCGGCGAACGCCCTCACCGAGCGCGCCACGCCGCCCACGTGGGGAGCGAAGGTGTTGGTGAACATGAGGATGTTCATGCCTCACGATGCCTTTCTGGCGAGGACGATCGAGTCGATGCCGGCTGGGGCACTTGCCGGGGCGAAGCCGGGCAGGCGCACCTGCGCCGCGGGCGCTGCGCCGTGCCAGTCACCCTGCCACTCGACGCGCGGCGACTCTCCGGGCCGCGGCGTGATGTTCACGGACACCGCCCCGAACGACGTCGGTGCCGGCCCGAAGCGGATGGGCAGGTCTTGATCCAGCCAACGCGCGGGAATGCCCCCGCACAGGACGAGGCCCTGACCTTCCTCGCGGACGAAACAGTTGCGGATCATCAGCGCCCACTCGGCTGCGGCCCAGACATGGTGGCCGTCGCCCATGCAGCCGCCGCCGGTGCGCGGATGGACCGCCTCCGGCCATTGGCCCGTCGGAGTTGCCAGGGCGGCGACCGCATCCATCAGGTCGAGGTGGCGCGGATCGCCGGCGCGCAGCAGCACCTGAGCGACGTGCAGGGTCAGGTAGGCGTTGAGGCCGGAGTGGATCATGTCCTGGTAGAACGCGCCGCTCACGAAGCAGCGGCGGAGCAGGAACTCCACGCAGTCGAGCAGGCGCGGATCGTCCGGGGCGCACAGTTGCAGCGGGTATCCGAAAGCCAGCGAGCCGATGGCGCCGGCATCCAGGCGGCGATAGGGCGAAGCGGGCATGGCCGCTCGGCCGAGCCGCTGCGCGCAGCCCGCCAGACTGCGATCCACCGCCGCCGCGAAATCGTCGGCGGCCCGGACGAACGCTTCGCTGCGGCCGGGATCCTGGTCCCGGAGCATGGCCGCCGCCGCGCGAAGGCCGGCGATACCCCAGAAATCGTCCCAATAGTAATAATCGTTCGGACCCAGATGCTCGGCGCTGAATCCGGCCGGCAACAACCCGGCGTGCGGCGCACCCATGTCATCGGGGAGTCGCTTGCGCGCGATCCAGCGGGCGCCGCGCTGGATGGGCCCGTGCCAGTCCGGGGACGGCTGCCGCCCGGTCAGGGCGAAGAACCGCTGCAGGATCCACAGGACCTCACCGTTGGCGTCCCATTCGCCTTCCTGGGAGCGAAAATAGCCGCGCGCCGTCTGGCGCGCCGGGAAGCGCGCCAGCGCGCGCTCGGCGCGCTCCGTCAGTCCCGTGCAGAGCAGCGCATGGATGATGAAGGCGGCGTCGCGAAACCAGAAGCGCTTGTAGGTGAAGGGGCCGGGGTAGACGTCGTCGGGAGAGTGCAGAATCAGCGACGCGATCGCGGCGTCGTAGAGAAACTGATAACGCGGCTCCGGACAGGTCAGGGTGCAGCGATTGCGTTGCGCCGTGCTCCAGGCGTCGGCGGCGAGCAGTCCGGGCACGGCCG
This genomic window from Thermodesulfobacteriota bacterium contains:
- a CDS encoding glycosyltransferase → MNILMFTNTFAPHVGGVARSVRAFAEEYRRRGHRVLVVAPEFPDMPGDDLDVVRIPAIQNFNASDFSVALPIHPQLGRTIDAFRPDVVHSQHPFLLGTTALRVARHRQLPLVFTHHTLYEQYTHYVPGDSPALRRFAIELATRYANLSDQVFAPSESIQALLRERGVTTPIAVVPTGVRVEDFALGDGPAFRRQMGIPEGAWVVGHLGRLAPEKNLEFLTQAVAGFVRRKSHAHFLVVGSGPSEGMIRDSFARSGLEARLHIAGILKQQPLADALHAMDVFAFASTSETQGMVLTEAMAAGLPVVALDAAGAREVVADGRNGRLLSDATPAAFGAALEWVAGLPPERLRDLKRSALATAEAFSMRRSADKALACFEALKPQADIDTRKDESGWEDMLNFMKTEWDILKSLAKASDAALGAHLFSDREDR